The following coding sequences are from one Sphingomonadaceae bacterium OTU29LAMAA1 window:
- a CDS encoding NADH-quinone oxidoreductase subunit D: MSDYVDELMHVTDAGDPTTGDVTISNYTINFGPQHPAAHGVLRLVMELDGEIIERIDPHVGLLHRGTEKLIEYKTYAQAIPYFDRLDYCSPMCMEHTFVLAIEKLLDIEVPIRAQYLRVFFAELTRISNHMLNLGSHVMDVGAMTPNLWLFEIREDCYNFFERASGARMHHNYMRPGGVHQDVPLKLLTDIADWLDTRLPRLFEDAISLVADNRIFKQRNVDIATVSREDAIAWGFSGPMIRAAGIPWDLRKSQPYDVYDRMEFDIPVGTRGDCYDRFMVRVEEVRQSARIMKQCLRDMPEGPIASSDRKVVPPKRAEMKQSMEALIHHFKLYTEGYHVPAGEVYVATESPKGEFGVFLVSDGSNKPYRCKIRPTAFSHLQAMDFMSRGHMLADTTAILGAMDIVFGECDR; encoded by the coding sequence GTGAGCGACTATGTCGACGAACTGATGCACGTCACCGACGCGGGCGATCCGACCACCGGCGACGTTACCATTTCCAATTATACGATCAACTTCGGTCCCCAGCATCCGGCGGCGCACGGCGTGCTGCGGCTGGTGATGGAGCTGGACGGCGAGATCATCGAGCGCATCGATCCGCACGTCGGCCTGCTCCACCGTGGCACCGAAAAGCTGATCGAATACAAGACCTACGCGCAGGCGATCCCCTATTTTGATCGCCTCGATTACTGCTCGCCGATGTGCATGGAGCACACCTTCGTGCTTGCGATCGAGAAGCTGCTGGATATCGAGGTGCCGATCCGCGCCCAGTATCTGCGCGTGTTCTTCGCCGAGCTGACCCGCATTTCGAACCACATGCTCAACCTAGGTTCGCACGTCATGGACGTCGGCGCGATGACGCCGAACCTGTGGCTGTTCGAGATTCGCGAGGATTGCTACAATTTCTTCGAGCGAGCCTCGGGCGCGCGCATGCACCACAACTACATGCGGCCGGGCGGCGTCCATCAGGACGTGCCGCTAAAGCTGCTGACGGACATTGCCGACTGGCTCGACACGCGCCTGCCGCGCCTGTTCGAGGATGCGATCAGCCTCGTCGCTGACAACCGCATCTTCAAGCAGCGCAACGTCGACATCGCGACGGTCAGCCGCGAGGATGCAATCGCCTGGGGCTTCTCCGGCCCGATGATCCGTGCCGCCGGCATCCCATGGGACCTGCGCAAGTCGCAGCCCTACGACGTCTACGATCGCATGGAATTCGACATTCCGGTCGGCACCCGCGGCGACTGCTACGACCGCTTCATGGTGCGCGTCGAGGAGGTCCGCCAGTCAGCGCGGATCATGAAGCAGTGCCTGCGCGACATGCCGGAGGGGCCGATCGCCTCGTCCGACCGCAAGGTCGTCCCGCCCAAGCGCGCCGAGATGAAGCAGTCGATGGAGGCGCTGATCCATCACTTCAAGCTTTATACCGAGGGCTATCACGTCCCCGCCGGCGAAGTGTACGTTGCGACCGAAAGCCCCAAGGGCGAATTCGGCGTGTTCCTCGTCTCCGACGGCTCGAACAAGCCCTACCGCTGCAAGATCCGCCCGACCGCGTTCAGCCACCTGCAGGCGATGGACTTCATGTCCAGAGGCCACATGCTGGCCGACACGACCGCGATCCTCGGCGCGATGGATATCGTTTTTGGTGAATGTGACCGCTGA
- a CDS encoding NAD(P)H-dependent oxidoreductase subunit E: protein MAEAPRIPDEAETRARWGGFAWNDDNQRKANEILSRYPAGREQSASIPFLDLAQRQVGAETHTQGWLPVPVIEFVARQIGVPYMRVFEVATFYTMFNLAPVGRYHVQVCGTTPCMLRGSDDVLAACKNRGLVKGGTTPDGMFTLTEVECLGTCANAPMVQINDDNYEDLDYDRTVAVLEALAKGEQPKTGSTIGRQTSCPEGGPTTLTAMVDANHDYRSEWA from the coding sequence ATGGCTGAAGCACCCCGGATCCCCGACGAAGCAGAGACCCGCGCACGCTGGGGCGGCTTCGCCTGGAACGACGACAACCAGCGCAAGGCGAACGAGATCCTCTCGCGCTATCCTGCGGGCCGCGAACAGTCGGCGTCGATCCCGTTCCTCGATCTCGCCCAGCGGCAGGTCGGCGCGGAAACGCATACGCAGGGCTGGTTGCCGGTCCCGGTGATCGAATTCGTCGCGCGCCAGATCGGTGTGCCGTACATGCGCGTGTTCGAGGTCGCGACCTTCTACACGATGTTCAACCTCGCGCCGGTCGGCCGCTATCATGTGCAGGTCTGTGGCACGACGCCATGCATGCTGCGCGGGTCGGACGACGTGCTCGCTGCCTGCAAGAACCGCGGGCTGGTCAAGGGCGGTACGACCCCCGACGGCATGTTCACGCTGACCGAGGTCGAGTGCCTCGGCACCTGCGCCAATGCGCCGATGGTCCAGATCAACGACGACAATTACGAAGACCTCGACTATGACCGCACCGTCGCGGTGCTCGAGGCGCTGGCCAAGGGCGAGCAGCCCAAAACCGGCTCGACGATCGGTCGCCAGACCAGCTGCCCCGAAGGCGGCCCGACGACGCTGACCGCGATGGTCGACGCCAACCACGATTATCGGAGCGAATGGGCCTGA
- the nuoG gene encoding NADH-quinone oxidoreductase subunit NuoG, with protein sequence MPKLKVDGIEVEVPQGATVLQACEAAGKEIPRFCYHERLSIAGNCRMCLVEVKPGPPKPQASCALPAADNQEVFTTSPMVKNAREGVMEFLLINHPLDCPICDQGGECDLQDQSMAYGKGHSRYTENKRAVTEKYMGPIVKTIMTRCIQCTRCVRFAEEVAGVEEIGAIYRGEDMQITSYLEQAVTSELSGNVVDLCPVGALTSKPYAYEARPWELKKTLTIDVQDAVGTNIRLDSRGRQVLRCVPRINEDVNEEWATDKSRHHVDGLVRRRLDRPYVRRDGKLAPVSWDEAFGVIKAKVGAAGSNVAAVAGDLVDCETMYAAKALLAKLGSSLLEGRQTGMDYDTSSLGAVNFNTTIAGVEEADAILLVGTNLRWEAPLVNTRIRKAIKKGAKVLAIGPETELTYKVEWLGADLSILGNLPEAATKLFTGAKKPMVIVGGGALKGGHGAALAFAKQFNLVREGWNGFNVVHMAASRMGGLMLGYAQKGGIADLANAGVTFFLGADEVDFDNFGGFKVYVGHHGDRAAHHADVILPGSTYAEKSGTWVNLEGRVQRGERAVFPPGDAREDWAIFRAMSDALGHTLPFDSLAGLREAMGTEVPALRTPGLATFEWNPPVLDAAGQGSLSGYPIKDFYLTNAICRASPTMQRCSAELVHGETFAEAAE encoded by the coding sequence ATGCCCAAGCTGAAGGTAGACGGGATCGAGGTCGAGGTGCCGCAGGGCGCAACAGTCCTCCAGGCGTGCGAAGCCGCGGGTAAGGAAATCCCGCGCTTCTGCTATCACGAACGGCTGTCGATCGCGGGCAATTGCCGCATGTGCCTCGTCGAGGTGAAGCCGGGGCCGCCGAAGCCGCAGGCGTCGTGCGCGCTCCCCGCCGCGGACAATCAGGAGGTCTTCACCACCAGCCCGATGGTGAAGAACGCGCGCGAAGGCGTGATGGAATTCCTGCTGATCAACCACCCGCTCGATTGCCCGATCTGCGATCAGGGCGGCGAATGCGACTTGCAGGACCAGTCGATGGCCTATGGCAAGGGCCATAGCCGCTACACCGAGAACAAGCGCGCGGTCACCGAGAAATATATGGGGCCGATCGTCAAGACGATCATGACCCGCTGCATCCAGTGTACCCGCTGCGTCCGCTTCGCCGAGGAAGTCGCCGGGGTCGAGGAAATCGGCGCCATCTATCGCGGTGAGGACATGCAGATCACGTCCTATCTCGAACAGGCCGTTACCAGCGAACTCAGCGGCAACGTCGTCGACCTGTGTCCGGTCGGCGCGCTGACGTCCAAGCCCTACGCCTATGAAGCGCGTCCGTGGGAGCTCAAGAAGACGCTCACCATCGACGTGCAGGACGCGGTCGGCACCAACATCCGCCTCGACAGCCGCGGCCGTCAGGTGCTGCGCTGCGTTCCCCGCATCAACGAGGACGTCAATGAGGAGTGGGCGACCGACAAGAGCCGCCATCACGTCGATGGGCTGGTGCGTCGCCGTCTCGATCGCCCGTACGTGCGCCGCGACGGCAAGCTCGCACCTGTAAGCTGGGATGAGGCATTCGGCGTCATCAAGGCGAAGGTCGGTGCCGCCGGTTCGAACGTCGCTGCTGTCGCCGGCGATCTCGTCGATTGCGAGACGATGTATGCAGCCAAGGCGCTGCTCGCGAAGCTCGGCTCGTCACTGCTCGAAGGGCGGCAGACGGGGATGGACTACGATACGTCCAGCCTCGGTGCGGTGAACTTCAACACCACGATCGCCGGCGTCGAAGAGGCGGACGCGATCCTGCTGGTCGGAACCAACCTGCGCTGGGAAGCGCCGCTTGTGAACACCCGCATCCGCAAGGCGATCAAGAAGGGCGCGAAGGTCCTCGCGATCGGCCCGGAAACCGAGCTGACCTACAAGGTCGAATGGCTGGGTGCGGACCTGTCGATCCTCGGCAACCTGCCCGAAGCGGCTACCAAGCTGTTCACGGGTGCCAAGAAGCCGATGGTGATCGTCGGCGGAGGCGCTTTGAAGGGCGGCCATGGTGCCGCGCTTGCGTTCGCCAAGCAGTTCAACCTCGTTCGTGAAGGCTGGAACGGCTTCAACGTCGTCCACATGGCCGCAAGCCGCATGGGTGGACTGATGCTCGGCTATGCGCAGAAAGGCGGCATCGCCGATCTCGCGAACGCCGGCGTGACCTTCTTCCTCGGCGCAGATGAGGTCGACTTCGATAACTTCGGCGGCTTCAAGGTCTATGTCGGCCACCATGGCGACAGGGCCGCACACCATGCCGACGTGATCCTGCCGGGCTCCACCTATGCCGAGAAGTCCGGCACCTGGGTGAACCTGGAAGGCCGCGTGCAGCGTGGCGAGCGCGCGGTGTTCCCGCCGGGCGACGCCCGCGAGGATTGGGCGATCTTCCGCGCCATGTCCGACGCTCTCGGCCATACCCTGCCGTTCGACAGCCTCGCCGGCCTGCGCGAGGCGATGGGAACCGAGGTGCCGGCGCTGCGCACGCCCGGTCTCGCCACGTTCGAATGGAACCCGCCTGTGCTCGACGCAGCGGGGCAGGGGAGCCTGTCGGGCTATCCGATCAAGGATTTCTATCTGACCAACGCCATCTGCCGCGCATCGCCGACGATGCAGCGCTGCTCGGCCGAACTGGTCCATGGCGAGACGTTCGCGGAGGCCGCGGAGTGA
- a CDS encoding NADH-quinone oxidoreductase subunit C yields MRAPAPAYAANLNGETIEAVRITLGTALIDAVEQVGEVALYVEREAIVDALTKLRDTPGLEYQQLMEIAGVDYPERPERFEVVYCLLSLTRNHRLHVHVSTDDVKPVPSVTGIWPVAGWLEREVYDMYGVLFTGNADLRRILTDYGFRGHPQRKDFPLSGFVEMRYSEEQKRVVYQPVSLAQDFRNFDFQSPWEGAQYVLPGDEKGMLPEAKGAPTPLKADDIVKADATKAPTETPKAGSEPYAKTTTDSTADTGAGKADAGNKAAEKPADADVVPTKGEGQNQ; encoded by the coding sequence GTGAGGGCGCCCGCTCCCGCCTATGCGGCGAACCTCAACGGCGAAACGATCGAGGCGGTGCGGATCACGCTCGGCACGGCGTTGATTGACGCCGTCGAACAGGTTGGCGAAGTCGCACTCTACGTCGAGCGCGAGGCTATCGTCGACGCGCTGACCAAGCTGCGCGACACGCCGGGGCTGGAATACCAGCAGCTGATGGAGATCGCCGGCGTCGATTACCCGGAGCGCCCGGAGCGGTTCGAAGTCGTCTATTGCCTGCTGTCGCTGACGCGAAACCATCGCCTGCACGTCCACGTTTCGACCGACGACGTGAAGCCGGTGCCGTCGGTGACTGGCATCTGGCCGGTCGCCGGCTGGCTGGAGCGCGAAGTGTACGACATGTACGGCGTGCTGTTCACCGGCAATGCCGACCTGCGCCGCATCTTGACCGACTACGGTTTCCGCGGCCATCCGCAGCGCAAGGACTTCCCACTCTCCGGCTTCGTCGAGATGCGCTATTCGGAAGAGCAGAAGCGTGTCGTTTATCAGCCCGTCAGTCTGGCGCAGGACTTCCGCAACTTCGACTTCCAGTCTCCTTGGGAGGGTGCGCAATACGTGCTTCCCGGTGACGAAAAGGGCATGCTGCCAGAAGCGAAGGGAGCACCGACGCCGTTGAAGGCTGACGACATCGTCAAGGCCGATGCGACCAAGGCGCCGACCGAAACGCCGAAGGCGGGCAGCGAACCCTACGCGAAGACGACGACCGACAGCACCGCCGACACCGGTGCAGGCAAGGCTGACGCGGGCAACAAGGCCGCTGAGAAGCCCGCCGATGCCGACGTGGTGCCGACCAAGGGTGAAGGACAGAACCAGTGA
- the nuoF gene encoding NADH-quinone oxidoreductase subunit NuoF has product MLADKDRIFTNVYGFQPWNLEAALKRGDWDNTKALMALGQDAIIDVIKASGLRGRGGAGFPTGTKWSFMPKEPKPDRPNFLVINADESEPGSCKDREIIRHDPHKLIEGALIAGYAMRARAAYIYIRGEYIREAETLFAAVAEAYDRGLIGKNASGSGYDFDVFVHRGAGAYICGEETAMLESLEGKKGQPRLKPPFPAGAGLYGCPTTVNNVESIAVAPTILRRGASWFSSFGRENNKGTKLYQISGHVNKPCVVEDEMGLTFRELIETHCGGIRGGWDNLLAVIPGGSSVPLVPAKDIIDAPMDFDGLKAVGSGLGTAAVIVMDKSTDIVRAISRISYFYKHESCGQCTPCREGTGWMWRVMERLRTGDADIAEIDTLHQVTKQVEGHTICALGDAAAWPIQGLIKHFRPELERRIIERSGGDLTPMQEAAE; this is encoded by the coding sequence ATGCTCGCCGACAAGGACCGCATCTTCACCAACGTCTACGGGTTCCAGCCGTGGAACCTCGAAGCGGCGCTGAAGCGTGGCGACTGGGACAATACCAAGGCGCTGATGGCGCTCGGCCAGGACGCGATCATCGACGTGATCAAGGCGTCGGGGCTTCGCGGCCGAGGCGGTGCGGGTTTCCCGACCGGCACCAAATGGTCGTTCATGCCCAAGGAGCCGAAGCCGGACCGGCCGAACTTCCTCGTCATCAACGCCGACGAGTCCGAACCCGGTTCCTGCAAGGACCGCGAGATCATCCGTCACGATCCGCACAAGCTGATCGAGGGTGCGCTGATCGCCGGCTATGCGATGCGCGCGCGTGCCGCCTATATCTACATCCGCGGTGAATATATCCGCGAGGCGGAGACGCTGTTCGCGGCGGTCGCGGAGGCGTACGACCGCGGCCTGATCGGCAAGAACGCCAGCGGTTCGGGTTACGATTTCGACGTTTTCGTCCACCGTGGGGCCGGCGCTTACATCTGCGGCGAAGAAACCGCGATGCTTGAAAGCCTCGAGGGCAAGAAGGGCCAGCCACGCCTCAAGCCGCCGTTCCCGGCGGGTGCAGGCCTCTATGGCTGCCCGACGACGGTAAACAACGTCGAATCGATCGCGGTCGCGCCGACGATCCTGCGGCGTGGTGCTTCGTGGTTCTCCAGCTTCGGCCGCGAGAACAACAAGGGAACCAAGCTCTACCAGATCAGCGGTCACGTGAACAAACCCTGCGTCGTCGAGGACGAAATGGGTCTGACATTCCGCGAACTGATCGAGACGCATTGCGGCGGCATCCGCGGCGGCTGGGACAACCTGCTCGCGGTGATCCCGGGCGGGTCGTCGGTGCCGCTCGTGCCGGCCAAGGACATCATCGACGCGCCGATGGACTTCGACGGCCTGAAGGCGGTCGGTTCCGGCCTCGGCACCGCAGCGGTCATCGTCATGGACAAGTCGACCGACATCGTCCGCGCGATCAGCCGCATCTCGTATTTCTACAAGCACGAGAGCTGCGGCCAGTGCACGCCGTGCCGCGAAGGCACCGGCTGGATGTGGCGCGTGATGGAGCGGCTGCGCACCGGCGATGCCGACATCGCCGAGATCGATACGCTGCATCAGGTGACCAAGCAGGTCGAGGGCCACACCATCTGCGCGCTCGGCGATGCCGCGGCATGGCCGATCCAGGGTCTCATCAAACATTTCCGCCCCGAACTGGAGCGCCGGATCATCGAACGTAGCGGCGGCGATCTGACGCCGATGCAGGAAGCTGCTGAATAA
- the nuoH gene encoding NADH-quinone oxidoreductase subunit NuoH, producing MSYEWAWFTATIVGILVIALPLMLAVAMIIYADRKIWAAMALRRGPNVVGPFGLLQSFADGLKVFLQETIIPSAANRGLFLMAPIITFTVALIVWAVVPFAEGAVLADINVGLLYVLAASSLGVYGIILSGWASNSKYPFYSALRAAAQMVSYEVALGFVLITVVLWAGTFNLSAIVMAQKAIYPWLPVNGFGFNPLLFPMSIVFLISGMAETGRAPFDLTEAESELVAGYQTEYSSMSFALFWLGEYANVLLMCALNATLFWGGWLPPIDWAPLYYVPGIIWLFAKILFFFFVFSWVKATVPRYRYDQLMRLGWKIFLPLSLFWVFLVSGVLMLMRVGLPG from the coding sequence ATGTCGTACGAATGGGCGTGGTTCACCGCGACCATCGTCGGCATCCTCGTCATCGCACTACCGCTGATGCTGGCGGTTGCGATGATCATCTACGCCGATCGCAAGATCTGGGCGGCGATGGCGCTGCGCCGCGGCCCCAACGTCGTCGGGCCGTTCGGCCTGCTCCAGTCGTTCGCCGACGGCCTGAAGGTGTTCCTTCAGGAGACGATCATCCCGTCCGCCGCCAACCGCGGCCTGTTCCTGATGGCGCCCATCATCACCTTCACGGTCGCGCTGATCGTCTGGGCAGTGGTGCCGTTCGCCGAGGGCGCGGTGCTCGCCGACATCAACGTCGGCCTGCTCTACGTGCTCGCGGCGTCGTCGCTCGGCGTCTACGGCATCATCCTGTCGGGCTGGGCGTCGAACTCGAAGTACCCCTTCTATTCCGCGCTGCGCGCCGCGGCGCAGATGGTCAGCTACGAAGTTGCCCTCGGCTTCGTGCTCATCACCGTCGTGCTGTGGGCGGGAACGTTCAACCTGTCCGCGATCGTGATGGCGCAGAAGGCGATCTATCCGTGGCTTCCGGTCAACGGCTTCGGCTTCAACCCGCTGCTGTTCCCGATGAGCATCGTCTTTCTGATCTCCGGCATGGCGGAAACCGGTCGCGCGCCGTTCGATCTGACCGAGGCCGAATCGGAACTCGTCGCCGGCTACCAGACCGAATACAGCTCGATGAGCTTCGCGCTCTTCTGGCTCGGCGAATATGCCAACGTGCTGCTGATGTGTGCGCTGAACGCGACGCTCTTCTGGGGCGGATGGCTGCCGCCGATCGACTGGGCACCGCTCTATTACGTGCCAGGCATCATCTGGCTGTTCGCGAAGATCCTGTTCTTCTTCTTCGTCTTCAGCTGGGTGAAAGCAACCGTTCCCCGGTATCGCTACGACCAGCTGATGCGGCTGGGGTGGAAGATATTCCTGCCGCTGTCGCTGTTCTGGGTATTTCTCGTGTCGGGTGTGCTGATGCTGATGCGCGTGGGCCTGCCCGGATGA